The following proteins are encoded in a genomic region of Chloroflexota bacterium:
- a CDS encoding LLM class F420-dependent oxidoreductase, with amino-acid sequence MAAPQVRVGIKVAQMTGLYDDAKEAWLEADRLGFDTGWLHDHLLNQNDLSAPEEEGWSILAALLALSKSIRGGLLVTSNTFRHPSLLAKIATTIDRISGGRVEVGLGAGWMEAEHEQYGITLPPLKDRVRALDEACQILISLWTQERTTFNGQYYTLKEAYHEPKAIQNPHPPLVIGAKGEKVTLRTTARYAAEWNYSGGTPEEFAHKSAVLDEHCRAIGRDPKTIERSTQFRAGASAAELLDLSRQYIGRGATHLIYTCPQPYSAKGARWIWNEVVMPLRG; translated from the coding sequence GTGGCAGCACCACAGGTCCGCGTGGGCATCAAAGTCGCCCAGATGACCGGCCTCTACGACGACGCCAAGGAAGCATGGCTGGAGGCCGACCGGCTCGGCTTCGATACCGGCTGGCTCCACGACCATCTGCTCAACCAGAACGACCTGTCCGCGCCCGAGGAGGAGGGCTGGTCGATCCTGGCGGCGCTCCTGGCGCTCAGCAAGAGCATCCGGGGCGGGCTGCTGGTCACCTCGAACACGTTCCGCCACCCGAGCCTGCTCGCCAAGATCGCCACGACCATCGACCGCATCTCCGGCGGGCGGGTCGAGGTCGGGCTGGGGGCCGGCTGGATGGAGGCCGAACACGAGCAGTACGGCATCACCCTGCCGCCCCTGAAGGACCGCGTCCGCGCGCTCGACGAGGCCTGCCAGATCCTGATCTCGCTCTGGACCCAGGAGCGGACCACCTTCAACGGCCAGTACTACACCCTCAAAGAGGCGTACCACGAGCCGAAGGCGATCCAGAATCCGCATCCGCCGCTGGTGATCGGCGCGAAGGGCGAGAAGGTGACCCTCCGCACGACGGCCAGGTACGCCGCCGAGTGGAACTATTCCGGCGGCACCCCGGAGGAGTTCGCGCACAAGAGCGCCGTCCTGGACGAGCACTGCCGGGCCATCGGGCGTGACCCGAAGACCATCGAGCGCTCAACCCAGTTCCGAGCCGGCGCCTCGGCCGCCGAGTTGCTCGACCTCAGCCGCCAGTACATCGGGCGGGGCGCCACGCACCTGATCTACACCTGCCCGCAGCCGTACAGCGCCAAGGGCGCACGCTGGATCTGGAACGAGGTGGTGATGCCACTGCGCGGCTAA